One window from the genome of Echinicola vietnamensis DSM 17526 encodes:
- a CDS encoding DUF1801 domain-containing protein, which translates to MQALQISTDPGVVQVFDQYPQAVKPKMEALRALVRETAEELDEIGALEETLRWGEPSFITKKGSTLRMDWKQKQPDQYALYFKCTSKLVPSFKMAYPGVFTFEGTRAMVFSLEEALPKETLKKCIAAALTYHKVKHLPMLGLS; encoded by the coding sequence ATGCAAGCACTTCAAATATCCACCGACCCGGGCGTTGTTCAGGTTTTTGACCAGTATCCTCAAGCGGTAAAGCCAAAGATGGAGGCGTTAAGGGCATTGGTGCGGGAGACCGCTGAAGAGCTGGACGAGATAGGAGCATTGGAAGAAACCCTTCGCTGGGGAGAGCCTAGCTTCATTACCAAAAAGGGCAGCACCCTGCGGATGGACTGGAAGCAAAAGCAGCCCGATCAATACGCGCTTTACTTTAAATGCACCAGTAAATTGGTGCCCAGTTTTAAGATGGCCTACCCCGGTGTTTTTACTTTTGAAGGAACCAGGGCCATGGTTTTTAGCTTGGAGGAAGCACTCCCAAAAGAAACACTTAAAAAGTGCATTGCAGCAGCCTTAACTTACCATAAGGTGAAGCATTTGCCCATGCTTGGGCTTTCGTAG
- a CDS encoding pseudouridine synthase: MFRYFVLYKPFGILSQFSGEAHTLKAIGDLPSDVYPVGRLDKDSEGLLLLTNDKALNHHLLHPQFGHRRTYLAQVEGAPDEAALRSLESGVAIKVDGKVYHTKPAKANLKNNAPLLPERDPPIRYRKTVPDAWVELTLIEGKNRQVRKMTAAVGYPTLRLVRWSMEDLTIAGFEVGEVREFEKEEIYKCLRLNPSNLQAKTTGGQGRGKKPFSPKRRKGR, translated from the coding sequence ATGTTCAGATATTTTGTGCTTTATAAGCCGTTTGGCATTTTGAGTCAATTTAGTGGAGAAGCTCATACCTTGAAGGCCATAGGAGATTTGCCATCGGATGTGTATCCCGTGGGGAGACTGGATAAGGACAGTGAGGGGCTGCTGCTGCTCACCAATGACAAGGCCCTTAACCATCATTTGCTCCATCCCCAGTTTGGGCACCGGCGCACCTATTTGGCACAGGTGGAAGGAGCACCAGATGAAGCAGCCCTGCGAAGCCTCGAAAGCGGGGTGGCCATAAAAGTGGACGGGAAAGTATACCATACAAAGCCCGCGAAGGCAAACTTAAAAAATAATGCCCCTCTTCTACCCGAAAGAGACCCGCCTATTCGTTATCGTAAGACGGTCCCCGATGCTTGGGTGGAACTGACACTGATAGAAGGGAAAAACCGCCAAGTCCGTAAAATGACAGCAGCGGTAGGGTATCCTACCCTTCGATTGGTGCGGTGGTCCATGGAAGATTTGACCATCGCTGGATTCGAAGTGGGGGAAGTCCGTGAGTTTGAAAAGGAGGAGATCTATAAATGCCTGAGACTAAATCCTTCCAACCTGCAGGCAAAAACAACCGGCGGCCAGGGCCGTGGGAAGAAGCCCTTTTCACCTAAGCGGCGCAAGGGGCGGTAA
- a CDS encoding AAA family ATPase, translating to MHQEKIQDAIKEVRKVVVGQDRMVNRLLIGLFTNGHILLEGVPGLAKTLTVNTLAKVLHLDFNRIQFTPDLLPADLIGTMIYNQQNGDFEVKKGPIFSNLILADEVNRSPAKVQSALLEAMQEKQVTIGETTFQLDRPFLVLATQNPVDQEGTYPLPEAQVDRFMMKVHIDYPGKEDELEVMRRMANMSFSSEVEPILSKEDVFDIRDKINQVQVSEPLEHYIIELVFATRFPEQYGLKEEAKYIQFGVSPRASINLNLASRAVAFMDGRDYVLPEDIKDVAEDVLNHRIILNYEAEADNVNTRDLIQIILDKIPINKSVTLK from the coding sequence ATGCATCAGGAAAAGATACAGGACGCGATCAAGGAGGTGAGAAAAGTGGTGGTAGGCCAGGATCGAATGGTCAACCGACTATTGATCGGCCTTTTTACCAACGGGCATATTTTATTGGAAGGTGTGCCGGGGCTGGCCAAAACCTTGACCGTCAACACCCTTGCCAAAGTGCTTCACCTTGATTTTAACCGCATTCAGTTTACGCCGGATTTATTACCTGCCGATCTCATCGGAACGATGATCTATAACCAGCAGAATGGTGATTTTGAGGTAAAGAAAGGACCTATCTTTTCCAATCTCATCCTGGCCGATGAGGTGAACCGTTCACCTGCCAAAGTGCAATCAGCATTGCTGGAGGCCATGCAGGAAAAGCAGGTGACGATCGGCGAGACCACCTTTCAGCTGGATCGGCCGTTTTTGGTGTTGGCTACCCAAAACCCGGTAGATCAAGAAGGAACCTATCCTCTGCCAGAAGCACAAGTGGATCGGTTTATGATGAAAGTTCACATTGATTATCCTGGGAAGGAGGATGAACTGGAAGTGATGCGCCGAATGGCCAATATGAGCTTCAGCTCAGAAGTGGAACCGATTCTTTCCAAAGAAGATGTTTTTGATATCAGGGACAAGATCAACCAAGTGCAGGTGTCTGAGCCACTGGAGCATTACATCATCGAATTGGTGTTCGCCACACGCTTTCCGGAGCAGTATGGCCTTAAGGAAGAGGCCAAGTACATCCAGTTTGGGGTTTCACCACGTGCCAGCATCAACCTTAACCTTGCTTCACGGGCAGTAGCCTTTATGGATGGCCGGGATTATGTGCTCCCGGAAGACATCAAGGATGTGGCGGAAGATGTGCTAAATCACCGGATAATTCTAAATTATGAAGCCGAAGCAGACAATGTCAACACCAGAGACTTGATCCAGATTATCTTGGATAAGATTCCAATTAACAAATCGGTAACATTGAAATAA
- a CDS encoding TonB-dependent receptor, producing MKKILVAFTFLVFAAIPQLVFAQQGTIRGNIIDEGLGEPLIGVSVLVKETQTGAVTDLDGAFEIKLAPGTYSLVASFISFNKVEISEVEVKPGEVTVLSDIKMGEATEELESVVVSAKAIRTTEAALMTVKRNAANVIDGISASTFRKIGDSDAASAIKRVTGVSIEGGKYVYIRGLGDRYTKTVLNGVDIPGLDPDRNSIQMDIFPTNVVDNIIVSKSFTSNLPADFTGGVVDIETKDFPEEKTFKVSVSGGYNPSMHFNSNYLRVNGSGTDFLGFDNGYRDIPTGGKTDIPQYAQVVGNPDGPRGQEYQSILRGFNPTMGGYRDRSLMDMSLGLSFGNQVTVGNENKLGYNLALTYSNETSYFKDAQYNLYGKPSSSSDYELTSLETQIGDYGVNNVLLGGMAGVAYKTGLSKFKLNFLRLQNGESKVGQFDFESTNVGTVYGANQYNIEYSERSLTNILLSGEHKLGPTNDWELNWKLSPTRSVINDPDVRILRFRDTNNSISTEVGLPERIWRNLEEDNVVGKVDVIKNYDFRDKPAKFGFGTSYTYKQRDFLIQSFQFPMGDNNTTNPFDGDPNQVFTEDRLFSSDNVNGIRYDPLFLPNNPNEYNASINNLGVYVNTEINPWEKLKAIVGVRMEMYQQYYTGKNQMATIVYDNEKVLDDTDFFPTLNLIYDLGEIQNLRFSYSRTIARPSFKEMSYAEILDPITGRTFVGGLFEETTNGGTEVLWDGNLQSTRIHNLDARWEMFPKRGEIFSASLFYKQFADPIEMVQFLSDPGSFQPRNVGDGQVTGVELEVRKSLDIITPAAENFFFNANLTFTKSSIQMSESELRSREISARDGEEVSSTRDMAGQAPYIINTGLAYENWESGWEAGVYYNVQGSTLSYIGFANRTDTYTVPFHSLNLNINKSFGPDERFQTGLKVTNLLNDKKEEVFRSYNAADQIFTSLSPGTEISIKLGYTF from the coding sequence ATGAAAAAGATACTTGTGGCCTTTACCTTTCTGGTATTTGCTGCTATCCCTCAACTCGTCTTTGCCCAACAGGGGACTATTCGAGGAAACATCATTGACGAAGGTCTAGGAGAACCTTTGATCGGGGTTTCTGTTTTGGTAAAGGAAACACAAACCGGTGCTGTTACGGATCTGGACGGAGCTTTTGAAATCAAGCTTGCGCCTGGAACTTATTCGCTTGTAGCGTCTTTCATTTCTTTTAATAAAGTTGAAATCAGTGAAGTGGAAGTAAAACCCGGAGAGGTCACTGTCCTTAGTGATATCAAAATGGGTGAAGCCACTGAAGAATTGGAGTCGGTGGTAGTTTCTGCCAAAGCCATTAGAACTACCGAGGCAGCGTTGATGACCGTTAAGCGTAATGCTGCCAATGTCATCGATGGAATTTCGGCCTCTACTTTCCGTAAGATCGGAGACAGTGATGCTGCTTCTGCCATCAAAAGGGTGACGGGGGTTTCCATCGAGGGTGGAAAATATGTTTACATCCGTGGTCTGGGTGATCGCTATACCAAAACCGTTTTGAACGGTGTGGATATTCCTGGGCTGGATCCAGACCGAAACTCCATCCAAATGGACATTTTCCCCACCAACGTGGTGGATAATATTATTGTATCCAAGTCATTTACCAGTAACCTTCCGGCAGATTTTACCGGTGGGGTAGTGGATATCGAAACCAAAGATTTTCCAGAAGAAAAAACATTCAAAGTGAGCGTTAGCGGAGGTTATAATCCTTCCATGCACTTTAACAGCAACTACCTTCGTGTAAATGGTAGTGGTACTGACTTTTTAGGCTTTGACAATGGATACCGTGATATTCCAACAGGCGGTAAAACAGACATTCCCCAGTATGCCCAAGTGGTAGGGAATCCTGACGGCCCAAGGGGGCAAGAATACCAAAGCATCCTTAGGGGCTTTAACCCCACCATGGGCGGTTACCGTGACCGCAGCTTAATGGACATGAGCCTTGGACTGTCCTTTGGTAATCAGGTGACGGTAGGCAATGAAAATAAACTGGGCTATAACCTGGCCTTGACCTACAGCAACGAGACATCGTATTTTAAAGATGCACAATACAACCTGTACGGTAAACCAAGCAGCTCATCTGATTATGAACTGACTTCACTCGAAACTCAAATAGGGGACTATGGCGTGAATAATGTTTTGTTAGGCGGTATGGCTGGAGTGGCCTATAAGACAGGACTTTCTAAGTTTAAGTTGAATTTCCTAAGACTGCAAAATGGTGAGTCTAAAGTAGGACAGTTTGATTTTGAAAGTACCAATGTGGGTACCGTTTATGGTGCAAACCAGTATAATATTGAATACAGTGAGCGTTCACTGACCAATATCCTTTTGAGTGGTGAGCATAAGTTGGGACCAACGAACGATTGGGAACTTAACTGGAAATTGTCGCCAACAAGGTCGGTCATCAATGATCCCGACGTAAGGATTCTACGTTTCAGAGACACCAATAATTCCATCTCTACGGAAGTAGGACTTCCTGAGCGTATCTGGCGTAACTTGGAGGAAGATAATGTCGTCGGAAAAGTGGATGTGATCAAAAATTATGATTTCAGAGATAAGCCGGCCAAATTTGGTTTTGGAACCAGCTATACCTATAAGCAACGGGATTTCTTGATCCAGAGCTTCCAGTTCCCTATGGGTGACAACAATACCACAAATCCATTTGACGGAGATCCAAACCAGGTATTTACTGAGGACAGGTTGTTTTCTTCAGACAATGTCAATGGTATCCGCTATGATCCGTTGTTCTTGCCAAACAACCCGAATGAGTACAATGCCAGTATCAATAACCTGGGCGTCTATGTGAATACCGAGATCAATCCTTGGGAGAAGCTTAAGGCTATCGTAGGGGTGAGAATGGAAATGTACCAGCAGTATTATACGGGTAAAAACCAAATGGCGACCATCGTTTATGACAATGAAAAAGTACTCGATGATACGGACTTCTTCCCAACACTTAACTTGATCTATGACCTGGGAGAGATTCAGAACCTACGTTTCTCTTACTCCAGGACCATTGCAAGACCTTCTTTCAAAGAGATGTCTTACGCTGAAATCCTTGACCCAATTACCGGTAGGACTTTTGTAGGCGGTCTGTTTGAAGAAACCACCAATGGCGGTACGGAAGTACTTTGGGATGGTAACCTTCAATCCACCCGTATCCATAACTTGGATGCTCGGTGGGAGATGTTCCCTAAGCGCGGTGAGATCTTTTCTGCGAGCCTTTTCTACAAGCAATTTGCCGATCCGATCGAGATGGTACAGTTCCTTTCAGATCCAGGCTCTTTCCAGCCAAGGAATGTTGGCGACGGTCAAGTGACAGGAGTGGAATTAGAAGTGCGAAAATCACTGGATATCATTACTCCAGCGGCTGAAAATTTCTTCTTCAATGCCAACTTGACCTTTACTAAATCCAGCATTCAGATGTCTGAATCTGAGTTAAGGTCCAGGGAGATTTCTGCCCGAGATGGAGAAGAAGTGTCTTCAACCAGGGACATGGCAGGACAAGCTCCTTATATCATTAACACTGGATTGGCCTATGAAAACTGGGAATCTGGTTGGGAAGCCGGCGTATATTATAACGTGCAGGGAAGTACACTTTCCTATATTGGCTTCGCGAACAGAACCGATACTTATACGGTGCCTTTCCATAGCTTAAACCTGAACATCAACAAGTCTTTTGGTCCTGATGAGCGATTCCAGACCGGATTGAAAGTGACCAACTTGCTGAATGATAAGAAAGAAGAAGTGTTCCGTTCTTACAATGCTGCTGACCAAATTTTCACTAGCCTGTCTCCAGGTACGGAGATCAGCATCAAGCTAGGATACACTTTCTAA
- a CDS encoding S41 family peptidase has protein sequence MFKKLSKLLGAALLVPFVSWAQLDAKIAQYPDVSDTHITFSYGGDIWIVPKTGGLANRLTTSKGTESFPKFSPDGSKVAFSGVYNGNSDVYVMPFQGGMPQRLTYHGMSDRMVDWYGDGNHILFASSRESEKQRYNQFYKVSVDGGLPEKLPVPYGEFGMISPDGNKIAYTPKSRAFRTWKRYKGGMATDIFTFDLASNASENISNSIYNDEFPMWTADKIYFLSDRGAHQRNNIYSYDLATKEIAQITDFSAYDVLFPSIGKDEIVFTAGGEIYLLDLSSGEFEAVSIQVSSDVTALMPRKENVKRYIQNVWPSYDGNRAVFEARGELFSVPAKDGPVINLTQSSGVAERYPAWSPDGRYVAYWSDRTGEYELTIKDLKNGGAEKTLSAYGAGYRYQLYWSPDSKKVAFVDKAMDIYVYDKEKDKTTHVDKQKSLFQYGLDNFSVSWSPDSRYLAFEKNLTNQHNAIAVFDIEEEALHQITSGFYSDNNPVFGPEGKYLYCLTNRDFDPVYSDFEGTWVYANATQLAAIPLLKETASPLAPKNDSTSVKEEEQSAKEEDKSKKSKKDKSDDADTEEDSDKVKIDWDGLERRMVVLPPSAGNYSSLGAVKGKVLYLKHPTNGSDSHQSELAYYDVEARESKTIMGNVSGYRLTANGEKALVVSQGSFGIIGIGEGKKLEDKMPTDKIEMILEPKAEWRQIFNDAWRLERDFFYDPNMHGVDWEAMRDHYGKLIDHAITREDVNYIIGELIGEISASHTYRGGGDTESTSSKSIGYLGIDWGEKDDAYFVKEIIRGAPWDSEARSPLDEAGVDISEGDFILAVNGVPIDMEKDPWAAFEDLAGETVELTVNDQASLDGSKKVMVKTLGTETRLRNLAWIEENRKRVEEATDGKIGYIYVPSTGYDGQQELARMFYAQFDKEGLIIDERFNNGGQIPDRFVELLNRKPLAFWAVRDGETWQWPQVANFGPKVMLINGWSGSGGDAFPDYFRKAGLGPLIGTRTWGGLIGISGAPSLIDGGSVTVPTFRMFDPSGEWFKEGHGVDPDIEVAEDPTALANGTDPQLEKAIEETLRLLKQQPSVQPKVPAYEVK, from the coding sequence ATGTTTAAGAAACTTAGCAAATTATTGGGTGCGGCATTGCTGGTGCCTTTTGTCAGCTGGGCCCAATTGGATGCCAAAATTGCCCAATATCCAGATGTCTCGGATACACATATCACCTTCAGCTATGGTGGTGACATTTGGATAGTCCCTAAAACTGGAGGGTTGGCCAATCGCCTGACGACCTCAAAAGGGACAGAGTCCTTCCCGAAGTTTTCACCTGATGGATCCAAGGTGGCCTTCAGCGGTGTTTATAATGGCAATTCGGATGTCTACGTGATGCCATTCCAGGGAGGCATGCCGCAGCGATTGACGTATCATGGTATGAGTGACCGCATGGTGGACTGGTATGGCGATGGGAACCATATTTTGTTTGCCTCGTCCCGGGAAAGTGAAAAGCAACGATACAATCAGTTCTATAAGGTGTCTGTTGATGGAGGCTTGCCAGAAAAGCTCCCAGTTCCTTATGGGGAGTTTGGGATGATTTCTCCAGATGGAAACAAGATAGCGTACACCCCTAAGAGCCGGGCATTCCGAACTTGGAAGCGCTATAAAGGCGGCATGGCCACTGATATTTTCACCTTTGATCTGGCCAGCAATGCTTCTGAAAACATCAGCAATAGCATTTATAACGATGAATTTCCCATGTGGACAGCGGATAAGATCTATTTCCTGTCGGATCGTGGAGCACATCAGCGAAATAATATTTACAGTTATGATTTAGCCACCAAGGAAATCGCTCAGATTACGGATTTCAGCGCGTATGATGTGCTTTTCCCAAGTATTGGCAAGGATGAGATTGTATTTACCGCAGGAGGTGAGATTTACCTTTTGGACCTGTCGTCAGGGGAGTTTGAAGCAGTAAGCATCCAGGTAAGCAGCGACGTAACGGCCCTGATGCCGCGAAAGGAAAATGTGAAGCGCTATATCCAGAATGTTTGGCCCAGTTATGATGGAAACCGTGCGGTGTTCGAGGCAAGGGGAGAACTCTTTTCAGTACCTGCCAAGGACGGTCCGGTGATCAACCTGACCCAGTCTTCTGGTGTGGCGGAGCGATATCCTGCTTGGTCTCCTGATGGGCGGTATGTGGCGTACTGGAGTGACCGGACTGGAGAGTACGAATTGACCATCAAGGACTTGAAAAACGGTGGGGCAGAAAAGACCCTCAGTGCCTATGGGGCCGGCTATCGTTACCAGCTTTATTGGTCACCCGACAGTAAGAAAGTGGCATTCGTGGACAAGGCCATGGATATTTATGTCTACGATAAGGAAAAAGACAAAACGACCCATGTGGACAAGCAGAAGTCTCTTTTTCAATATGGGCTGGACAATTTTTCTGTTTCTTGGTCACCGGACAGCAGGTATTTGGCATTCGAGAAGAACCTGACCAACCAGCACAATGCCATCGCGGTATTCGACATTGAAGAGGAAGCACTTCACCAAATCACTTCAGGCTTTTACAGCGATAATAATCCCGTGTTCGGCCCAGAGGGAAAGTATCTTTACTGTTTGACCAACAGGGATTTTGATCCCGTGTACAGTGATTTTGAGGGCACTTGGGTGTATGCCAATGCTACCCAATTGGCTGCCATTCCGTTGCTTAAAGAAACGGCTTCTCCCTTGGCCCCAAAAAATGATTCCACTTCCGTAAAGGAGGAGGAGCAATCGGCCAAGGAAGAGGACAAAAGCAAAAAAAGCAAGAAGGATAAAAGCGATGATGCGGATACAGAAGAAGACAGCGACAAGGTGAAAATTGATTGGGACGGTTTGGAGCGTCGAATGGTGGTATTGCCTCCATCTGCTGGAAATTATAGTAGTCTAGGAGCGGTAAAAGGAAAAGTCCTTTACCTGAAGCATCCCACAAACGGATCGGACTCCCATCAATCCGAATTGGCTTACTATGATGTGGAGGCACGAGAATCCAAAACGATCATGGGCAATGTCAGCGGTTATAGATTGACCGCCAATGGCGAGAAAGCATTGGTAGTGTCACAAGGTTCTTTTGGCATCATCGGTATCGGGGAAGGAAAGAAGCTGGAGGACAAAATGCCTACGGACAAAATAGAGATGATCTTGGAGCCCAAGGCAGAGTGGCGGCAAATTTTTAACGACGCCTGGCGATTGGAGCGAGATTTCTTCTATGATCCAAACATGCACGGGGTAGACTGGGAGGCCATGCGTGACCATTATGGCAAATTGATCGACCATGCCATCACCCGAGAAGATGTCAATTACATCATAGGTGAGCTGATCGGGGAAATCAGTGCTTCCCATACCTACCGGGGAGGAGGAGATACAGAAAGTACTTCCAGCAAGTCCATTGGCTATTTGGGCATTGACTGGGGTGAAAAGGACGACGCCTATTTCGTGAAAGAAATTATCAGGGGAGCTCCTTGGGACAGCGAAGCCAGGTCACCACTGGACGAGGCCGGTGTGGATATCAGTGAAGGTGACTTTATCCTAGCCGTAAATGGGGTTCCTATAGACATGGAAAAGGATCCTTGGGCGGCCTTTGAGGATTTGGCCGGAGAGACAGTGGAGTTGACGGTAAATGATCAGGCCAGCTTGGACGGAAGTAAAAAAGTCATGGTCAAGACCTTGGGCACTGAAACGCGCTTACGGAATTTGGCTTGGATAGAGGAAAACAGGAAGCGGGTTGAAGAAGCCACGGATGGTAAAATAGGTTATATCTATGTTCCCAGCACCGGTTATGACGGCCAGCAGGAATTGGCGAGGATGTTTTATGCCCAGTTTGATAAGGAGGGGTTGATCATCGATGAGCGCTTCAATAACGGAGGCCAGATTCCGGACCGTTTTGTAGAGTTACTTAACCGGAAGCCATTGGCCTTTTGGGCTGTACGGGATGGGGAAACATGGCAATGGCCGCAGGTGGCCAACTTTGGTCCCAAAGTCATGCTGATCAATGGCTGGAGTGGGTCGGGTGGAGATGCCTTTCCTGATTACTTCCGCAAGGCAGGCCTCGGCCCGCTGATTGGCACCCGTACTTGGGGAGGCTTGATCGGTATTTCCGGAGCCCCTTCCTTGATCGATGGAGGTTCGGTGACCGTGCCCACCTTCCGGATGTTTGATCCGAGTGGAGAATGGTTTAAGGAAGGCCACGGGGTAGATCCTGATATTGAAGTGGCCGAAGATCCTACCGCGCTGGCCAATGGAACAGATCCGCAGTTGGAAAAGGCCATTGAGGAAACATTGAGACTGCTGAAGCAGCAGCCATCTGTTCAGCCCAAGGTTCCGGCGTATGAGGTGAAATGA
- a CDS encoding hemolysin family protein — MVLLILYLTLAIGVSFLCSMLEAALLSITPSYIATQQEKGKAYAKQLMRLKENINQPLAAILSFNTIAHTVGAAGVGAQAVEVFGQQYFGYISAGLTIAILVFSEIIPKSIGANYWKQMAPFIGGILKVMIYGLYPLVKVSEYLTQFFKSAEEHTTSREELAAMTTIATKEGVFREDESKIIQNLIRFRSILVANVMTPRTVTVAMEESETVKDFYAKSDSKRFSRFPIYHKTIDNISGYIMKHDVLAAMAEDQFEKKLVELKREITIVYEHYPIPTVLETMLNKREHVALVVDKYGGMSGIVTMEDILETLLGMEIQDESDEERDMQVLARNKWAERAKKMGLIFDNPGENID, encoded by the coding sequence ATGGTTTTATTGATCCTTTACCTGACACTGGCGATAGGGGTGTCTTTTTTATGTTCCATGTTGGAGGCGGCATTACTGAGTATTACCCCTTCGTACATTGCTACTCAGCAGGAAAAGGGAAAGGCCTATGCCAAACAGTTAATGCGGCTAAAAGAAAACATCAACCAGCCATTGGCGGCCATATTATCCTTCAATACCATTGCCCATACCGTAGGTGCAGCAGGCGTGGGAGCCCAAGCCGTGGAGGTATTTGGGCAGCAGTATTTTGGTTATATCTCAGCGGGGCTGACCATTGCGATTTTGGTTTTTTCTGAAATAATCCCCAAGTCCATTGGTGCCAATTATTGGAAGCAGATGGCCCCTTTTATCGGAGGTATTCTCAAGGTGATGATTTATGGCCTTTATCCGTTGGTGAAGGTTTCGGAGTACCTGACCCAGTTTTTCAAATCCGCAGAGGAGCATACCACAAGCCGGGAGGAGCTGGCGGCGATGACCACCATCGCCACGAAAGAAGGAGTGTTCAGGGAAGACGAGTCCAAAATCATCCAGAACCTGATCCGGTTCAGGTCCATTTTAGTGGCCAACGTGATGACACCCAGAACGGTCACAGTAGCCATGGAAGAAAGTGAAACCGTTAAGGATTTTTATGCCAAATCTGATTCCAAACGGTTTTCGAGATTTCCTATTTATCATAAAACCATTGACAATATTTCAGGTTATATCATGAAGCATGATGTGCTCGCTGCAATGGCAGAAGATCAGTTTGAGAAAAAATTGGTGGAATTAAAGCGGGAAATCACCATCGTTTATGAGCATTATCCAATTCCTACGGTACTGGAAACCATGCTCAATAAGCGAGAGCACGTGGCCTTGGTCGTGGACAAATATGGAGGTATGTCGGGGATTGTCACGATGGAGGATATTCTAGAGACCCTATTAGGAATGGAGATTCAGGATGAAAGTGATGAAGAACGAGATATGCAAGTATTGGCACGGAACAAATGGGCAGAAAGAGCAAAAAAAATGGGCCTTATCTTCGATAACCCAGGCGAAAACATCGATTAA
- a CDS encoding AI-2E family transporter: MEKQYPSSIILAAKLIVLFLTVAIAYFLKSVLVPLMFALVISIMLFPICNFLEKMKLPRAAASIISVIIATLVLSALLYFIVHQVIVIGKDGQDIAHNFGMIYDSIQGWLESTFGLRPGELTQRIREAGQKQLSGVGKYLTSVFSSAGGTLANGVLVPLYTFFFLYYRDFFKDFLIQAVKGAPASKVMDTINRIYHVIQSYLLGLVTVMGIVAVLNTVGLLIMGLEYAWFFGTLAAILILIPYIGVAIGSLVPALFALATMDSYWYALGVIGWFQVVQFLEGNFITPNIVGGKVSLNPLVAIISLLLGGMLFGLGGLILALPMVAVMKIIFEMTDATQPFSFLIGEPDADHIKKDSFDRLREKHKLDKPSDE; the protein is encoded by the coding sequence ATGGAAAAGCAATATCCCAGTAGTATCATTTTAGCGGCAAAACTCATCGTCTTGTTTTTGACAGTGGCCATCGCTTATTTTCTTAAGAGTGTTTTAGTGCCTTTGATGTTTGCCTTGGTTATTTCCATTATGCTATTTCCAATTTGCAATTTTTTGGAAAAGATGAAACTGCCCAGGGCGGCAGCTTCCATCATTTCGGTCATTATAGCCACATTGGTGTTATCGGCGTTGCTGTACTTTATCGTCCATCAGGTGATCGTCATCGGAAAAGACGGTCAGGATATTGCCCATAATTTTGGGATGATATACGACAGTATCCAGGGATGGCTGGAATCGACATTTGGCCTGAGGCCAGGAGAGCTGACCCAGCGCATCCGTGAGGCAGGCCAAAAGCAACTGTCCGGTGTAGGAAAGTACTTGACCTCTGTATTCAGCTCGGCAGGTGGTACCCTTGCCAATGGCGTATTGGTGCCGCTTTATACCTTCTTTTTCCTGTATTATCGAGACTTCTTTAAGGATTTCCTTATCCAAGCGGTGAAAGGTGCCCCGGCCAGTAAAGTCATGGATACCATCAATAGGATTTACCATGTTATCCAAAGTTACCTTTTGGGGCTGGTGACGGTGATGGGTATCGTAGCAGTTCTCAATACGGTTGGTTTACTGATCATGGGGCTGGAATATGCATGGTTTTTTGGAACCTTGGCTGCCATATTGATTTTGATCCCTTATATTGGCGTAGCCATCGGCTCGTTGGTGCCGGCATTGTTTGCCTTGGCTACTATGGACAGTTATTGGTATGCCTTGGGGGTTATCGGTTGGTTTCAGGTGGTGCAGTTTTTGGAGGGGAACTTTATCACCCCCAATATTGTGGGAGGAAAAGTGAGCCTTAATCCATTGGTGGCCATTATTTCCTTGCTATTGGGCGGGATGCTATTTGGTTTGGGAGGATTGATACTGGCCTTGCCGATGGTAGCAGTCATGAAAATAATTTTTGAAATGACCGATGCCACTCAGCCGTTCAGCTTCTTGATAGGGGAGCCGGATGCTGATCATATCAAGAAAGATTCTTTTGATAGATTACGAGAGAAGCATAAACTTGATAAACCTTCCGATGAATAA
- a CDS encoding YqaE/Pmp3 family membrane protein translates to MSNLIRIILAVILPPLGVFFTVGLGKSFWINVLLTLLGFIPGIVHAVWIIAKQSE, encoded by the coding sequence ATGTCAAACCTTATTCGTATTATTCTAGCTGTAATTTTACCTCCATTAGGGGTCTTTTTTACCGTTGGATTAGGAAAATCTTTTTGGATAAATGTGTTGTTGACCCTGCTCGGGTTTATTCCGGGAATTGTCCATGCGGTATGGATCATTGCCAAGCAAAGTGAGTAG